The Gilliamella apicola genome window below encodes:
- a CDS encoding protein kinase domain-containing protein: MAMMRFCPNCQTERSLHEIFCEGTINGELCGWDLSSVTISETGWRPQSVITVNDVLPENHVTRCVNGHIMDAGDLICMECGADLAEIDNSANTEQISTNHEEITTESHITIIDDWQLLQLISQTDSVRERYLVKRLKDEKRAVLTLYHAGYEPNIDVYEVLRNLPREHVPEIICKGRWNDQAYVVAEELTGGVLADLGMVINDMDTIRHVLTELGQALNAFTAAGLRHCDLRPNNLLVRTKEPLDLVITGFGSARLSEFDLEVTSPLATTFYTAPEVVAGGVSVASDWWSLGIILLEQLTQGKCFEGVNTQAFIIQVLANGIDIPTTLDPRLQLLLRGLLTKDHHQRWQWPEVQAWINGESVETAEIVQPTAQDVDLDKSISLGGKNYYRIKLFALNAANPINWQEAIELLSRGNLVTWLEQTAYDATNLASIREVMRKQDLTPDMQLMVVLKILNPDIPLILVGDIVTPNWLLQHPSDGYQLITGDIPSILKESEMWLWRLHERANMVRQRALNLQIKLDEEVLKIHLLSASRAQLAAIWSEKSALFPDANNAGLMSLLERRTISEEDLIVLLSAELGQFKSLDTVIKESLSLGKKFNLDMADDKPLRTLIAQPRLTLYQQLNERIEGFATTGLDEVDQWVEQYRLEKRMPLTRLLVLLSIGLEKWVKPHKRQYTYQVIDFFHKKATTSILQGPLVRMHLGMYTGRVDINLLGTEITPANKLLDHIVQRNSRQQAIDVAAFQANSLIEYQLNNLYRQSNLYRRDTGIDGLYMGFPFLLYQEPNNYRLPRIAPLLLWPIKLNYDMGVRNRITLAFDNEREEIRVNPALEGILGKTLYEGWQSVIDELLSRSALTTLEVMDALTALGRVLSQQVQNLPINVETERGEVCFACSAVLFDVNFLGQSIGEELNRLKKLSPVNTALETALRLKPYQAFADIPEKPVELDRYFSVASDPSQENAVLQARQESGLLIEGPPGTGKSQTIVNMVGDAIGRNKTVLIVCQKKAALEVVYKRLAAEGLDARSIMINDINADRNTVINSIREQLDLLFKSPKRTDWIEKRKQVAAKITDLENRLDSYHEALHQQDPQIWLSYRELIAELIGINKDYQLFAAPQLRSVVSDCNPQQLMDLENECAPLVRFWLPACYENSPLVHLKAFSHDLATLEDFKKFFTYFLTVEQLRIDKLSSRARFEIDNPKPYQQWIETEGNHFLTISESIRSRLVKWLPLFKPNTDASAELESDLLINQLTLLQERLALLNESSWCDLSLKLCLLESDVLNDLSNKARLMVMPKPWYGFLSIKRYKTKRALLAFLALQGELPNLESIPKLYNALVFEQEYRPIRQEIQAICAKLQLPVPDNRTNLNIKNIVSEIVTGLQEVKKWAERIMAAPHCEEVEKSVLQSKVAFEHLLNDYNAAFERYESRKTSLEALLPLVNYFEDTLYGYCKTAIEKNEVSSLLLIEINRVLDTLEAYQYFRKRVPQLSAKAIKLFERLRFYQEDLNCLPVTELDKSFRQLLNYEAKQTWKTRIEQDNPVLLTNADEIQQQIESLATADEEIRELNNILFRHNIPVDKLASAREWEDITRLTGQRARRLREFVEQGEPLGLMSLRPIWLMNPDIVSRLLPLKAGLFDVVIFDEASQMPVEYAIPSLYRGKVAIVSGDEKQMPPSSFFSAQVELEEDLDLNLNTELTDEEQQEVLQGQWNSKEIMDCPDLLQLARSVLPTTSLQIHYRSAYRELIDFSNAAFYMNQLNIPVRHPLNTIKQAQPIEYIWANGVYEQQTNPKEANTVVQVVSEIWQQSSSKRPSIGVVTFNKKQADLIEKIFYEKAAQDKTFATIYKEENQRVDNGEDMSIFIKNVENVQGDERDVIVFSTTFGCNEKGIFRRNFGVLGQQGGERRLNVAITRARKKVVLVSSMPIDDISDMLSGKQIPTTPRDYLQCYLAYAKALSEGDFEYSKDLLNRVVGNSQFIIERAETKRQDAFLDDVEAFIQSMGVGYKRQSGNGVFALDFAIEDPATKLYSIGIECDAPINALLTHARSREIWRQSVLKHAIPNILRISSHNWYENKEQEKKRLKTLVETVLTQEVSQ, from the coding sequence ATGGCAATGATGCGGTTTTGTCCTAATTGTCAAACAGAGCGATCTCTTCATGAGATTTTCTGCGAAGGGACTATTAATGGTGAACTCTGTGGTTGGGATTTGTCATCGGTTACTATTAGTGAGACAGGATGGCGTCCACAAAGCGTTATAACTGTTAATGATGTGTTACCAGAAAACCATGTGACTCGCTGTGTTAATGGTCATATCATGGATGCCGGTGATTTAATTTGCATGGAGTGTGGTGCAGATTTAGCCGAGATAGATAACTCAGCAAATACAGAACAAATATCTACTAACCATGAAGAGATAACAACAGAGTCTCATATTACGATTATTGATGATTGGCAGCTACTACAACTTATTAGCCAAACGGATAGTGTGCGTGAACGTTATTTGGTTAAAAGATTGAAAGATGAAAAACGTGCAGTTTTAACACTCTATCATGCTGGTTATGAACCCAATATTGATGTATATGAGGTTTTACGTAATCTTCCTCGTGAGCATGTGCCGGAAATTATTTGTAAAGGCCGTTGGAACGATCAAGCTTACGTTGTGGCAGAAGAATTAACTGGTGGAGTATTAGCTGACCTTGGTATGGTCATTAATGACATGGATACTATTCGCCATGTTCTAACAGAGCTAGGTCAAGCTCTGAATGCTTTTACTGCAGCAGGTTTACGTCATTGTGATTTAAGACCGAATAACTTATTAGTACGAACCAAAGAACCTTTGGATTTAGTGATCACAGGGTTTGGATCGGCAAGACTTTCCGAATTTGATTTAGAAGTTACATCACCTTTAGCGACTACTTTTTATACCGCGCCAGAAGTCGTGGCAGGCGGTGTGAGTGTCGCTTCCGACTGGTGGAGTTTGGGCATTATTCTACTGGAACAATTGACACAAGGTAAATGCTTTGAAGGCGTCAATACACAAGCATTTATTATTCAGGTATTGGCCAATGGTATAGATATTCCAACCACTTTAGACCCTCGGTTACAATTATTATTAAGAGGACTGCTGACTAAAGACCACCATCAGCGTTGGCAATGGCCTGAAGTCCAAGCATGGATTAATGGCGAGTCTGTAGAGACGGCAGAAATTGTGCAACCAACTGCGCAAGACGTTGATCTTGATAAAAGCATTTCCTTAGGTGGAAAAAACTACTATAGAATTAAATTATTTGCGTTAAATGCGGCTAATCCTATTAATTGGCAGGAAGCGATTGAGCTTTTATCTCGAGGAAATTTAGTGACATGGTTAGAGCAAACAGCTTACGACGCAACTAATTTAGCTTCCATAAGGGAGGTTATGCGTAAACAGGATTTAACACCAGATATGCAATTGATGGTGGTATTAAAGATTTTAAATCCAGATATTCCGCTCATTTTAGTCGGTGATATTGTAACGCCAAATTGGTTATTGCAACACCCTAGTGATGGTTACCAGCTTATTACAGGTGATATTCCAAGCATACTAAAAGAATCTGAGATGTGGTTATGGCGTTTACATGAGCGTGCGAATATGGTTCGCCAGCGTGCATTAAACTTACAAATAAAACTTGATGAAGAAGTTTTAAAGATCCATTTGTTATCAGCGTCAAGAGCCCAATTAGCAGCAATATGGTCGGAAAAAAGTGCCTTGTTTCCAGATGCGAATAACGCAGGGCTAATGTCATTATTAGAGAGACGAACCATTAGCGAAGAAGATTTAATTGTTTTACTTAGCGCTGAACTTGGGCAGTTTAAATCATTAGATACTGTAATTAAAGAATCACTCTCACTAGGAAAGAAATTTAATCTTGATATGGCTGATGATAAACCGTTAAGAACGTTGATCGCGCAGCCACGATTAACGCTGTATCAACAGCTAAATGAAAGGATAGAGGGATTTGCCACTACGGGCTTGGATGAAGTCGATCAATGGGTAGAGCAATACCGTCTTGAAAAACGCATGCCATTAACGAGATTGTTGGTTTTATTAAGTATTGGGCTTGAAAAATGGGTTAAGCCACATAAACGGCAGTATACCTATCAGGTTATAGATTTCTTTCATAAAAAAGCCACTACCTCTATATTGCAAGGTCCTTTGGTGAGAATGCACCTAGGAATGTACACTGGGCGTGTCGATATTAATTTATTGGGTACGGAAATAACACCAGCTAATAAGTTGTTAGATCATATTGTACAGCGTAATAGCCGACAGCAAGCCATTGATGTGGCTGCTTTTCAAGCCAATAGTCTTATTGAGTATCAGTTGAATAATTTATACCGTCAATCAAATCTCTACAGAAGAGATACGGGTATTGATGGGTTATATATGGGATTTCCATTTTTACTTTATCAAGAACCTAATAATTATCGATTACCTCGTATTGCTCCGCTATTACTCTGGCCCATTAAGCTTAATTATGATATGGGCGTTCGCAATCGTATTACTCTAGCCTTTGATAATGAACGTGAAGAAATTAGGGTTAATCCTGCATTAGAAGGCATATTAGGAAAGACCTTGTATGAGGGGTGGCAAAGCGTTATAGATGAGTTATTATCCAGATCTGCCCTGACGACACTTGAGGTCATGGATGCATTGACTGCTTTGGGGCGTGTATTGTCTCAACAAGTACAAAATCTACCTATTAACGTTGAAACTGAACGTGGTGAAGTGTGCTTTGCATGTTCAGCTGTCTTATTTGATGTTAATTTCTTAGGTCAATCTATTGGTGAAGAACTTAACCGTTTAAAGAAATTATCACCAGTTAATACCGCATTAGAAACAGCATTACGTTTGAAACCTTATCAAGCATTTGCTGACATTCCTGAAAAGCCTGTAGAGTTAGATCGTTATTTTTCGGTGGCTAGTGACCCTTCGCAAGAAAATGCTGTTTTGCAAGCAAGACAAGAATCAGGACTCCTAATTGAAGGTCCTCCTGGGACAGGAAAAAGTCAGACAATTGTAAATATGGTGGGAGATGCTATTGGTCGAAATAAAACCGTATTGATTGTTTGCCAGAAAAAAGCTGCCTTAGAGGTTGTATATAAACGATTAGCCGCCGAAGGGCTAGATGCACGCAGTATCATGATCAATGATATTAATGCGGATAGAAATACGGTGATTAATAGTATACGAGAACAATTGGATCTATTATTTAAATCTCCTAAAAGAACAGATTGGATCGAAAAACGTAAGCAAGTTGCAGCCAAAATTACAGATTTAGAAAATCGTTTAGATAGTTATCATGAGGCGTTACATCAACAAGATCCTCAAATATGGTTAAGTTATAGAGAGTTGATTGCTGAATTAATTGGCATTAATAAAGATTATCAGTTATTTGCGGCACCTCAATTAAGATCAGTGGTGAGTGATTGCAATCCACAACAGTTAATGGATTTAGAAAATGAGTGTGCGCCGTTAGTGCGTTTTTGGTTGCCTGCCTGTTATGAAAATAGCCCATTAGTCCATTTAAAAGCTTTTTCCCATGATTTAGCGACGCTGGAAGATTTTAAAAAATTCTTTACCTATTTTTTAACCGTTGAGCAGCTAAGAATAGATAAGTTGAGTAGTAGAGCTCGATTTGAGATAGACAATCCAAAACCCTACCAGCAATGGATTGAAACAGAGGGAAATCATTTTCTAACAATTTCAGAAAGTATCCGATCGCGGTTAGTAAAATGGTTGCCTCTGTTTAAGCCGAATACAGATGCTTCTGCTGAGTTAGAAAGCGATTTACTAATTAACCAACTGACTTTACTACAAGAGCGCTTAGCATTGTTAAATGAAAGCAGTTGGTGTGATTTATCGCTTAAACTTTGCTTGTTAGAGTCTGATGTATTAAATGATTTATCAAACAAAGCAAGGCTGATGGTAATGCCTAAACCTTGGTATGGTTTCTTAAGTATTAAACGTTATAAAACAAAGCGAGCGTTATTAGCATTTTTAGCATTACAAGGAGAATTGCCAAATTTAGAGAGTATTCCTAAACTCTATAATGCATTAGTGTTTGAGCAGGAATATCGCCCAATACGTCAAGAAATACAGGCTATATGCGCTAAACTGCAATTACCTGTGCCTGATAATCGTACAAATCTAAATATAAAAAATATCGTCAGTGAAATAGTAACAGGTTTGCAGGAGGTGAAAAAATGGGCTGAAAGGATTATGGCTGCTCCTCACTGTGAAGAAGTTGAAAAATCAGTTCTACAAAGTAAAGTAGCATTTGAACACTTATTAAATGATTATAATGCCGCTTTTGAAAGATATGAATCACGTAAAACTTCTCTAGAAGCACTGTTACCGTTAGTGAATTATTTTGAAGATACACTTTATGGATACTGCAAAACTGCTATCGAAAAAAATGAAGTTTCATCTCTGTTGCTGATAGAAATTAACCGTGTTCTTGATACCCTTGAAGCTTACCAATATTTTAGAAAACGAGTCCCGCAACTATCAGCCAAAGCGATTAAATTGTTTGAACGTTTAAGGTTCTATCAGGAAGACTTAAATTGTTTACCCGTTACAGAGCTTGATAAAAGTTTTAGACAACTATTAAATTATGAGGCTAAACAGACATGGAAAACGCGTATTGAGCAAGATAACCCTGTACTGCTAACCAATGCGGATGAAATACAACAACAAATTGAGTCTTTAGCAACTGCAGATGAAGAGATCCGAGAGTTAAATAACATTCTGTTTAGGCACAATATTCCTGTCGATAAGTTGGCGAGTGCTAGAGAATGGGAGGATATTACACGATTAACAGGGCAACGCGCGAGAAGATTACGAGAGTTTGTTGAGCAAGGTGAGCCTTTAGGACTTATGAGTTTAAGACCTATTTGGTTAATGAATCCTGATATTGTGAGTCGGCTATTACCTCTGAAGGCAGGTTTGTTTGATGTGGTTATTTTTGATGAGGCTTCACAAATGCCTGTCGAGTATGCAATACCTTCACTTTACCGTGGTAAAGTAGCGATCGTCAGTGGGGATGAAAAACAAATGCCTCCTAGCTCTTTCTTTAGTGCACAAGTAGAACTTGAGGAAGATTTAGATCTAAATTTAAATACTGAATTAACCGATGAAGAACAGCAAGAAGTATTGCAAGGTCAATGGAACTCAAAAGAAATTATGGATTGTCCTGATTTATTACAACTTGCTCGTTCGGTGCTACCTACAACGAGCTTACAAATTCATTATCGTTCGGCATATCGAGAGTTAATCGATTTTTCGAATGCCGCTTTTTATATGAATCAATTAAATATACCCGTTCGTCATCCTTTAAACACAATTAAACAAGCTCAGCCTATAGAGTATATATGGGCAAATGGTGTATATGAACAGCAGACAAATCCAAAAGAAGCCAATACAGTTGTTCAAGTTGTGTCCGAAATTTGGCAGCAGTCATCGAGCAAGCGTCCTTCTATAGGAGTCGTTACATTTAATAAAAAACAGGCTGATTTAATTGAAAAGATATTTTATGAAAAAGCAGCTCAAGATAAAACGTTTGCCACCATCTATAAAGAAGAAAATCAACGAGTAGATAACGGCGAAGATATGTCGATTTTTATTAAAAATGTTGAAAATGTTCAAGGTGATGAACGAGATGTTATTGTATTTTCGACAACTTTTGGATGCAATGAGAAAGGAATATTTAGACGCAATTTCGGTGTATTAGGCCAACAAGGTGGTGAAAGAAGGCTTAATGTAGCCATTACAAGGGCCCGTAAAAAAGTAGTTCTAGTCTCATCAATGCCAATAGACGATATTTCTGACATGTTATCTGGCAAACAGATCCCAACTACACCTAGAGATTATTTACAGTGCTATTTAGCCTATGCTAAAGCATTGTCAGAAGGTGATTTTGAGTATAGTAAAGATTTACTTAATCGGGTTGTGGGAAATAGTCAGTTTATTATTGAAAGGGCAGAGACTAAAAGACAAGATGCTTTTCTTGATGATGTTGAAGCCTTCATCCAATCTATGGGTGTAGGATATAAACGTCAATCGGGTAATGGAGTATTTGCGTTAGATTTTGCGATTGAAGATCCAGCAACGAAACTATACAGCATAGGTATTGAATGTGATGCACCTATTAATGCATTATTAACTCATGCTAGATCTCGTGAAATTTGGCGACAATCGGTTTTAAAACATGCAATTCCAAATATTTTACGTATTTCATCACATAATTGGTACGAAAATAAAGAACAAGAAAAGAAACGTTTAAAAACGTTGGTTGAAACTGTATTAACACAAGAGGTAAGTCAATGA
- a CDS encoding 4Fe-4S single cluster domain-containing protein produces the protein MLKVGISRVHFPVTTLGPGKRLGIWFQGCSLRCEGCISVDTWATAKTLIPIDQLMMALSSYLPLVDGITISGGEPFDQFDALLAIVAQLREKTKVDILVYTGYSIEDIPDQLQQIKPYIDVLISDPFQRQTSQTLRLRGSDNQRLHCFTSQAKEKYAYYQQVVTTNDNVLDVMFDAEGVVWFAGIPKRDDFIKLQTILKQQGHQLKVSADKVKY, from the coding sequence GTGTTAAAAGTTGGTATATCGCGCGTTCATTTTCCAGTAACAACCCTAGGGCCAGGTAAAAGACTTGGTATTTGGTTTCAAGGTTGTAGTTTACGATGTGAGGGGTGTATTTCAGTTGATACTTGGGCAACAGCAAAAACGTTAATTCCGATTGATCAATTGATGATGGCGCTTTCCTCTTACTTACCTTTGGTGGATGGGATTACTATCTCTGGAGGGGAACCGTTCGATCAATTTGATGCCTTGTTAGCCATTGTGGCTCAGTTGCGTGAAAAAACAAAGGTCGATATTTTAGTATACACTGGGTATAGCATTGAAGATATCCCTGATCAATTACAGCAAATTAAACCTTACATCGATGTGTTAATCAGTGACCCTTTTCAACGGCAAACCTCACAAACTTTAAGGCTAAGAGGTAGTGATAATCAACGCCTACATTGCTTTACATCGCAAGCAAAAGAAAAATATGCTTATTACCAACAAGTAGTTACAACCAATGATAACGTATTGGATGTAATGTTTGATGCAGAAGGGGTTGTCTGGTTCGCAGGCATTCCTAAACGTGATGATTTCATAAAATTACAAACCATTTTAAAACAGCAAGGGCATCAGCTAAAAGTGTCTGCTGATAAAGTAAAGTATTAA